The nucleotide sequence GACGTGGTGCTCTTCACTGCGCTGTTGCTCGGTCCGCTGCGCGAGGCTTGTTTTGGTGAGCGCGACCGCGTGTCGGCGGCCTACGAGTTCCTCGAGCCCATCGTCGATCGCCTGAACGTGCCGCGACGCATTGCCGATGCAGTGCGCCGTGTGTGCGCCATCTTGCCGCGCCTGCAGCAAGGCCGCGCGGGTCGCTTTGCGAAGACGCCGCTCTATCCCTTGGCAGCGGAAGTCATGGACCTGGCAGCGGACACCCCGTTGCGCTCGGACCAAGCGCCCGCGGAGATGCCGACCAAGTCGCGTCGTCGTCGCCGCCGTCGCCGCCCGCGTGGCGAGGAAGCATGACGCCGGCGAAGCTCGGACCCGTGGAAGCCGCGCGCAAGACACTGTTGGAGGGTGTCGGCAAAGAAGTCGCGGCGTCCTTTCCCGGGATCACGCGTCTGGGAGGACAAATCGTGGCAGCGCTCTACCTGGCCGACGGTCCGCGCAGCATGGATGAATTGGCAGAAGAGCTGGGGCGCTCGAAGAGCAACATCTTCACCAATCTCCGCGCGCTGGAGAATGCCGAGATCGTCACTCGCTCGCGCGAGCCGGGAGCGCGGCACGATCGCTTCGCCCTGCGTGGCGCGTACCCCGACGTGGTCATCGGCGCCTACGTGACGCGATTGCGTCGGGTCGTCGTGGACAAGCGCGCGCTGGTGGTGCGCAGCCTGGCGCTGCTCGGCGACGCCCGCGGTCCCGAGGCGGACCGCCTGCGCACGCTGCTCGACGACCTGGGTCGCAAGTATCGTCTGTTCGGTGAGATCTTCGACACGGTGCTGCCCGCGGGCGAGGGCCCCCTCGACCTCGAAGCGCTCCTCAACAAGGTGCCCAAGCAGCTGCTCACCACCCTGAGCGGCCTCGTCCGCTCCGCCGTCGACCTCCGCGCCAAGCTCAAAAACGACCCAGGTTGAACGACCCAGGTTGAACGACCCTGGTTGAAACGACCCGGGTTGAAACGACCCGGCTTGAAACGACCCGGGTTGAAACGACCCGGGTTGAGACACGCGCGCCCGTTCCGGGTCGTTTTTGTGGCGCGCCGCGACGATACAGGCGCGCGTGTGTCCCGGCGTGCAGGGCCGAGGGCACCAGCCCCCGGCAATCGGCGTGCCGAGCAGTGCTTGGCGGCGGCTCAGTTCGCCGTGAGTTCGACGCGCAGCAGCTTCTTGCCCAGGAACAGGTAGTCGCCGTGGAGCAACTCGCGGTCCGCCTTGATGCGGACGTAGGTGCCGTTGCGGCTGTCGTGGTCCGTCAGGGTGAACTTGCCGTCGTTCTCTTCCACCGAGCAGTGCTTGGCGGACATGTACACGTCGCCCGGGAAATTCAGGTCGCCGTCCTCGCGGCCGATGTGCAGCGCGTTTTCCCGCGCGCAGACCGTCATTCCCAGGGCGCCGCCCTCGAGCACCTGATGCACGCGGAAGGCGCTCGGGTACTTGGGCGACGAGTAGAACATCGTGCCCTGAGCGTCAGCACCGTCGCTGGCTTTGGGCGTCGGATCCAGGCGGAACAGCTGCTCGCCAGCGATGAAGGAATCTCCAGGCGAGATCTCCACGCCGCCGCGGATGCGGATGTACACGCCGTTTGCCGATCCCTCGTCGCGCACGACGAGCTTGTCGCTGCGATAGAGGAAGTTGGCGTGGCGAGGCGAGATGAAGGGGTCATCTCCGAAGCCGTCCAAGTCTCCCTCGCGACCGATGATGTGCTGGTCCGCGTTGAGGTGGAAGCTGACGCCCTCCATGTCCTGCGCGCGAATCAGCACCAAGCGGGCCTTGGCGGGATCCTGCAAGTCACTGAAGAACTTGGTCTGCAGATGCAGGATGTACTCGGGAACTGGCGTGCCACAGCGCCCGCAGAACTTGTGTCCACTGGGGACGGGCGTCATGCATGACTCGCAAACGTAGTTCCTGGCTTGTTCCATCAACTCCTCCTCGCTGACCCCTGGAGGGCCCGCGATCCTTCTTTCTGCGGGGACCGTTCCCCTCGAGACTCGATCAATTTCCGCCGATTTGGAACGCCCCACTGGCGGAGCAGCGGAAGATTCCCTGGGTTTCCGCTCATTCGGGTCGTAGGCGATGGTGGTCTCTTCGGGGTCCGACAGCTCCTCGGCAGGCGGAACGCTGAGCTTGGGCGCGCCGGACAGGGCCAGCGGACGACCGCAGCGCGGGCACGCAGGCTTGCCCATTGGGCAGTAGCCATCACAGCCGCCGCAGACGATCCCGAGCTCCAGCGCGGCCTCGACCATTGCGAGGGAAACGCTACACCGACCCCGGGCAAATGGCGATGGTTCTCCGGCAACATCGGGGTCAGCGAATGAGGGTGAAGCGGGTGGCGACGTCGAAGAAGCCCTTCACGCCTACCAGGCGGAAGATCACCGTTTCCGTGCAGGTCTTGGCCTCGACCTGGCCGAAATCCCGGGAGTCGTAGGGCAACAAGCGATTGTCGCTGAGCAAGAACACCTTTCCACTGTCGACACGGCTGTCCACGGTTCGCGGCATCATGCCGTGCTGCACCGTCGAACCACGCATGTGCAGATGTCCAGCTAGCGACTCCATCTGGCACTGCTGCTCGATCTCGGAGCTGGTGGTCGGGTGGCGCACGCTGAACTTGGGGGGAATGCAAGCTTCCTCGGTGGAGCTTGCGCGTTCGTTCACTTTCAGGGTTTGACCCTCGACCTCGATGTGGTCGCCGCCTTGGGCGACGATGCGCCCGACCACCACCCGATGCGGCATGTTGGGCTCGGGACAGACCACGAGATCCCCGAACTCGGGCTTCGTCAGCCGCCACAGAATCAGCAGATCGCCGCCGCGAAGGGTCGGGGCGATCGCCGCCTCCAGATAGGGATCGTTCACCGGCACGCGCCACCAACGCAGGGCAACGGCTCGCGCCAGGCCCACGATGGCCCCCAGGACGATGGCGGTCCAGAGCAGGAAGCGAGCGAACTTGCGCACGACCCCGTCAGCTTATCGCAGCCGCGGAAAGATCGCCTATTTTCCCTCCAGAACGAGCCAAACGACGCTTCTCAACCCGGGTCGTTTCAACCCGGGTCGTTTCAACCCGGGTCGTTTCAACCCGGGTCGTTTCAACCCGGGTCGTTTTCGCGCGGCGACTTGCGGGAACGCAAGGTCGCCCCGGCGCAAAGGATCCAGGTTTGCGGGGGCAAGAACTCTTGCGCCAGGCCGGAGCGCACGCGGCATTCCAACCATTGCGGCTTCGGCAGAGGAGGTTCCCATGACGAGCGATCTGTCCGGTCTTCGGAATGTGGGAGGACGCGTGGCCCGTGCCCTGGTGGTGTGCGGGGTGGCGTTCGCGCTATTCGCCCCAAGGGAGAGCTCCGGCGCGGCACAGCAACCCTTGGGAACTGCCTGCAAGGGCAATGGCGACTGCAAGTCCGGCGCCTGCGACGCCGTTGCTGGCCGCCCGCGTCGCTGCGTGCCGAAGAAGGAGAGCGGCAACGTGGGCGACTACTGCCAGGCACGTGATCAGTGCAAGGGCACCTGCAAAGAATACAAGTGCATCCCGCCGCTGCCCAACGGCCAAGGCTGCATGGAAAACCACGAATGCATCTCCAAGCGCTGCGGCACCTGGAGCAGCGAAGGTTGGGGCACCAATGCGTGCATTCCCAACGACGGGACCGCGAACAACGGCGAGGCGTGCTCCCACAACAACCACTGCAAGAGCAAGAACTGCATCGATCACAAGTGCGTCGCGCTGGCGGGGCTAGGGGACCACTGCAACGTGGGCGGGAACTGCAGCTCCGGCGCTTGCGATACCCAGGAATGGAAGTGCGTTCCTGCGGCCGGAACCGGGAAGCTCGGTAACTACTGCACCAACAACGGTCAGTGCGCGAACAAGAGCTGCGTCGCCTTCAAGTGCGGAGCCACGCCGGGGAACGTAGCCCTCGGTGGTTGGTGTGCATCCAACTCGGGCTGCAAGTCCGGCCGTTGCGACTTCGCCAACGGCGGAGCGGGACAGAAGTGCATCCCGAACGACAACACCGGGAACGCCGGCGACTACTGCAGCCACAACAATCACTGCAAGAGCAAGAGCTGCACCCAGAACAAATGCAAGAACGCCAGCAAAGAGAAGCTGGGCGCGCCCTGCGGAGGCAACGCTGATTGCCTATCGGGCGCGTGCGACACGCAGTACAGCTTCTCGAGCAAGACCTGCGTCCCCGCTGGTGGAACGGGCAACACGAAGGACTACTGCACCAGCCCGAGTCAGTGCAAATCCGGCGCTTGTGTGAAGGTGAATCCCAATTGCGTACCGACGACTAGCGCGCATTGTGCCATGAACTGCGGCCCCAAGCAGGCGGTGGGCGTGGGCTGTTCTTGGAACATGCAGTGCGCTTCCGGCGTGTGCGGCGAATGGAACCCGGGCACCTCGGCCTGCGTGCCGAAGGACGGCACCGCGAACGTCGGAGATCTCTGCAGCCACAACAATCACTGCAAGAACAAGAACTGTGTCAACCACAAGTGCACGGCTGGAGTGGCCTTGGGGCAGTCCTGCTCGTCTGGGCCGAGCTGCAAGTCTGGTCGCTGCGACGGTGCCAAGCACAAGTGCATCCCCAACGACGGCACCGGCAAGGTGGGCGACTACTGCACCCACGACAATCAGTGCAAGAACAAGGACTGCAGCGGCTACCAGTGCCGCGCGCCGAAGGGCCTGGGCGAGTCGTGCTCCTCCAACGCGGGCTGCACCTCGGGTCGCTGCGACTCAGCGCCCGGCAACCCGCACAACTGCATTCCCAACGACGGCACCGGCAAGAGCGGCGACTACTGCACCCACAACAACCAGTGCAAGTCCGGCTATGCCTGCAATCTGAAGCCAGGCAAGAAGCACGGGACCTGCAAGCACTAGTCGGTGCGGGCGCAACGGCTCGCTCCAGTTGACAGGGTACCCGCGCTGCGGTCGCATGCGGTGTGGTTGGACTGCAGTGGTCGCTGACCTCAGGCGTGATCGCGGGCGCCCTCGCTTGCGCGTGCAACCGGAGTGAGAGCACGGATCAACCCGTCGCGTCGTCGCATTCCGCGCCCTCCGCGGTATCTGCGCCGCGGGCGCCGCGCAGTTCCCCGCCTCGGATTGCGCTGAAGTCCGCTCGCATCGACCATATTCAGTTCGAGCAGGTCGAAGCGCCGGTGGTGGAGCTCGCGAAGCGTGACGGCAAGTGGATACTCGCCGCTCCGAAACCCGAGGCCGCCGCCGACCCCAGCGCCATCGACACGCTGCTGTCGGATCTGGAGGGCATCGAGTTCGTCCAGCCTGTCTCGGAGCGTATGCGGGACAGAGTCCGCGTCGTCATGAAGCGCGGCGACACCACCGTCCTCGACGCCTGGCTCGGGTATAGAGTCCAGGGGCGCGGTGCGTTGGTTCGGCTGCGAGGCTCCGAGCAAGTGTGGTTCGTGTTCCGTGCCGCACCCTGGATCTTCTTCGCGACCGACAAGGACTTCCGGCTCGAGAAGAAATAGCGCGAACCCGACTTCACCGCGCGAGGCACGTGTGCCAGGCGTGGATCATTCCGACCTGGAAGATGCGGGTGGGTGTCTCGAAGCCTGCGCCTTCGATGAGTTGCATCACGTTGGCTTCGGGCACGATGGCCACGGCGGTTCGAAAGGCCTCGAGCAACCCCTCGAGCTTTTCCGGCGTCGCGCCATTGTACTGCATGACCCGCAGCCAGATGTCGAGCAGGTCCGAGGGTGCGGCGTCGACCTTTCCGACCAGGTCCGCCGACACGAGCCGCCCGCCTTTGCGCAGGCGCCGCGCGATCTCCTTGAAGAACGCTGCCCGTTCGCCTCGGTCCAGGACGAACTGGGAGACCAAGAACGAAGTCGCCACATCGAACGGCTCTGGTTCCCTCAGAGACGCAATTGGACCCACGTGAAATGTGCAGCGCTCGCCGATCCCCGCCTGCTCGACGCGCCGTCGGCACACGTCGAGCATTGGCGCCGCCAAGTCCAGCGCCGTGAAGGTCCAGCTGGGAAACGCCTCCGCCAAGTACAGCAACTCGGCGCCCGTTCCGGCCCCCACACACAGCACTCGCGCACCATCCGGCAGGTCGCTCAGTGCGGCGCGCGTCAGGATGTGCAGCGCATCCTTGAACGCCGCGAGCTTCTCGAAGTTCTTGTCGTAGTTCGCAGCATGCTCTTCGTCGAAAGCAACCCTGGGACGATCGGTCATGACAACGGGGTAGCCGCCCTCAGCCTACCCGGCAAGCATGTTGCGCCAAAGCCCTGGTGCCCTCGGTCCTCTACGGCACAACACGCGCGCGCCTGTATCGTCGGGTTGCGTCCAAGAAAAACGCGGAACGTGCGCGCGTGTCTCAACCCTGCACGCCACGGGCGCACAGCGCCGCGCCTAGTGTTTCGTCACGGAGCTGGCGTCCAAGCGATGCGGCGGAGCCCCCGAGGACAGAAAGTCGGGAATCGTGTCCTCGGTTCGCGCAGGCCGGTCCAGGAATTCGACGGCCCACTCGGTGATGCGGCGCTCCTTCACTTGAATGAAGTGGCCGGGCTCTGGCTCGGCGATGAACTCTTCCTGCACGATGAGCGCGAGGGGCTCTTCTGCACCCTTCGTGCGTTCCGAGAATGAGAGCGCATCGTCAAAAGAGGCGAAGGCGTAGAAGTAGTCGTCGCCGTTGGCTTCGTCCGGCGCGCCGCGCTCCGGATGGCACCACACACGATACTCGAGCACCGCATCCCACACATAGCCTCCCCCGGACTTCACGAAAGCGGGGTAGGTCCCAACCAAGTCAGGATCGAGAACGGGCGGATAGCGATGGCGTGTGCTCATGGGCGTCGACGGGGTGGCGAACCGCTGCGGTCACCATGTCATCCCAATGCAATCCTAGCACTCAATTCCCGCCCCGGCTGCACGAAGGCGCTAGTCGCGCTGAACGTCCATCATACGTCGCTGCGCGACGCTTGGCACCATCTCAATCGATGCAGCAGCGGGTGGCGCCGCGCGTTCTGCGGCTCAATTGATGCAGCAGAAGGTGACGGGGTTCTTGGGCGTCGCGCTTCCCGTGGGCAGGCCGGCGCCAGGTGCGACCGGGCAGGAAGTGTTGGCCGCGATGCCACCGCTGTACTTCGCGTAGCTCGAAGCCACCATGGTCTGGCA is from Polyangiaceae bacterium and encodes:
- a CDS encoding class I SAM-dependent methyltransferase; translated protein: MTDRPRVAFDEEHAANYDKNFEKLAAFKDALHILTRAALSDLPDGARVLCVGAGTGAELLYLAEAFPSWTFTALDLAAPMLDVCRRRVEQAGIGERCTFHVGPIASLREPEPFDVATSFLVSQFVLDRGERAAFFKEIARRLRKGGRLVSADLVGKVDAAPSDLLDIWLRVMQYNGATPEKLEGLLEAFRTAVAIVPEANVMQLIEGAGFETPTRIFQVGMIHAWHTCLAR
- a CDS encoding MarR family transcriptional regulator; amino-acid sequence: MTPAKLGPVEAARKTLLEGVGKEVAASFPGITRLGGQIVAALYLADGPRSMDELAEELGRSKSNIFTNLRALENAEIVTRSREPGARHDRFALRGAYPDVVIGAYVTRLRRVVVDKRALVVRSLALLGDARGPEADRLRTLLDDLGRKYRLFGEIFDTVLPAGEGPLDLEALLNKVPKQLLTTLSGLVRSAVDLRAKLKNDPG
- a CDS encoding FHA domain-containing protein; translated protein: MVEAALELGIVCGGCDGYCPMGKPACPRCGRPLALSGAPKLSVPPAEELSDPEETTIAYDPNERKPRESSAAPPVGRSKSAEIDRVSRGTVPAERRIAGPPGVSEEELMEQARNYVCESCMTPVPSGHKFCGRCGTPVPEYILHLQTKFFSDLQDPAKARLVLIRAQDMEGVSFHLNADQHIIGREGDLDGFGDDPFISPRHANFLYRSDKLVVRDEGSANGVYIRIRGGVEISPGDSFIAGEQLFRLDPTPKASDGADAQGTMFYSSPKYPSAFRVHQVLEGGALGMTVCARENALHIGREDGDLNFPGDVYMSAKHCSVEENDGKFTLTDHDSRNGTYVRIKADRELLHGDYLFLGKKLLRVELTAN
- the lepB gene encoding signal peptidase I, with protein sequence MRKFARFLLWTAIVLGAIVGLARAVALRWWRVPVNDPYLEAAIAPTLRGGDLLILWRLTKPEFGDLVVCPEPNMPHRVVVGRIVAQGGDHIEVEGQTLKVNERASSTEEACIPPKFSVRHPTTSSEIEQQCQMESLAGHLHMRGSTVQHGMMPRTVDSRVDSGKVFLLSDNRLLPYDSRDFGQVEAKTCTETVIFRLVGVKGFFDVATRFTLIR